The DNA segment ATAAAATGAAGTTGTCAATTAAACAATCTTGTCCCTTGATCTTTATACtagtgagattttttttttaatttattaaattatttttatatattattttacttattttaatactttattaataattttggtgttcaaatttattaaaagtcCAACCGTCCAAAAagttgaatgaaattaaaagtgGTTGAAATTTGAGATGAGTTCATAGGTAGGGCCATGAATGGAGATGGTCAAGCCACGTGAATTGGAAGTTCAAACTCCTAAAACTTGATAAGAAGAAAATGGTTTGTTTAAAGCTTTAAAACAAGGATGACTTTGACTAATAAGTTGATTAAGTGGCCACAAATAGTCGAACTCTATAAACCCAATTTCTTTGACTCTGTGTTATCAGGTCATATTcggttatttgaaaatttgaacaaaaaaaaacgaaaaaaaataaaataaaatttttattaatattttttttcttaatattttcttagaaCTAAAATAATACCCTTGTTAGATTTTTCTCTCCGGGTAACCAAACTTAATCCtcgttatatttttatttttatttttagtatttagtCAAATTTAACACCCTCATCCATCTCCTTAAGCCATCATTGCAGgaggttttgaaaaattatttttattaaaattatgggATCAAGAATGTGAAAGAAACAAGCAAATCAAATTCTCTTTTTCACATGTTGAGTATCACACCGACCGACCAAGTTGAAGGGACCCCATTCCCCTTTTTGTAGGGGAGAGTCGTATGAAACATGCGGGAGTTCATTATCTAATCTATATATAAAGGAGATTGGACGAAACTCCTACAAGTTAAAAAGCAGTCCAAGGCATTAGTTGAACAGTCTGGTTCCCAAAAGGTTGcccatattttcaattttgctCACATGCCTCTTTTCTAGCCTTTACATTAAGTAATAAATGATGATGTATGACCACCTATGACCCATGGACACCAATAAGCCACCCATTTGATTAAAAAGTTGGTTCAAAACCAAAGTTcggaataaaaatattttcactgAAGTGAGGGTGAGTTGATCGggttaataattaatttgagtTTAATTTGAATGGAGAAATAACTAATTCAAGTTCAATTAACTTGATTTTTAGTTCGAGATACTCAACTCAAACccaatttaaaaatttcaaggtaataataaacaatgaaaataaaattatacatctttaaaaaaatgaaaaatgtataatataaaaataaaataaaataaacttatatatattttaaaaaaataaaaaagtatatcatataattataatttgatattttttctttaaaataaaacaaaatgaataataatcattataaatattataaaaatattaaatttggtttGAACTAGACTTAGGTTATTCCAACCTTGGAAGTTGGAACCCAATAGAAAATGAGTTCGGATTAATAAAACTTAATCCAAGTTAAAtcgaaataataaaaatatttattcaaacttGTCCAAACATCATTTTAGGTCCggtatatataataataataataaataaataaaagaccaAACATGGTCCAAAATAAAGAAGATGAGAGTGAGAAGGCTCCCAGGCTCACAAAAGCCAAGCATTCGATAAGGGCAAGTCCCAAGATTTGGGATAAGGCAGGGGTGAAGAAGATGGGTGTGATTGTGAATTCAGCCGTCCCTTCCTCTAAATGGTTCACGTTGTGACAAGGACTTTGAGCATCCCGAACTGTTACCATTCACACTCTCTTCTTCTCCCCTAGTTTCATCATACATGGGACTGTTGCCCACGACTCGTAACCTAGTATGCACGTGCCAAATGATGTTAGAATCAAGAGATCATGGGATTAAGGGAGGGGTTATCGAATACCTTTTGATGGACATCAAttagagagaataaaaaatcagaatATTCAGAGACCAAATTTTACAggtttaaacttttttaaaaattttgaggttTTGATTCCAGAGAAATGGAGCCCAAATGCTTCTCTTTGGTTCATTCTTGTGCCAAGGAGCATGGACCATTGAAGCAAAGGCCATAAATGATATAGTCAACACATGAAAGGAGGTCTGTAGGGGATTCACGAATGGATTTATACATTCTACactgtttgttttgtttgtttcctgGGAAAGAGGCGTCACCGAGTCATTGTCGAAAGGACACTGCCACCCACTAGAGATGCTTCAACGACCACCAAAGACTTTAATGGACGGTAGAGTAGAAACACAACTTCAATTCGTGCCTTAATATTTACAATCTGAATGGGGATTTAACTTGAAGGAGAATTAGGTTTGGGGGTGTGGAAAAAGATATAAATCAATTGAaaggtataaaattttaattttcttaggaaaaagcaaattttaattttttttcttattttgttttcaaatgatCGGAGGAAATTGTGATGAGAATGTGACTGCCTAGGTTGACTTGGGCTCAATCTACGTTCAAATTCCACAATATCTTCCTTGAATTTTCCtattcatatatacatatagttCCTAATTGGATCTTTCCCTCCTTCCAGATCTATTCTCACTCGTTCAAACAACCTAGACAGTCCAAAATCAACTCATCATGGCCTGCTTAAAAGTCCAGGAACTTGGAATTTTTAAGTTCACATCTGTCACAAGTTCCACAGATCCCTAAATATGAAGGTTCTGTTCAAACAGGAAGAACTTTAATAGATGACTTGGGTAAAAATCATAGTGATATTTAATAGTTGACTCCAAAATAACAATGATATCCTAAGGAAAACATGGGATGGAACTCAAAATTATACTTTATTCAGTATAGGCATCTCAAGACCAAGAACAAGATCCAATCTTCAAAGTTGCATCCAAACACAACCCAAGAGTCACAAAAGCATCCAAACACAATCCATATGTCCATGGTATCAGACTACTATATTAAGGCAGCAAGCAAGTAGTATATGATGGATGGCAATGTAAAATTAAATGCGCTGCTTAAGGAGATAAGTAGCAACTCATCCATGCACGGAAACGAGACCATGCGAGCCCAACtgcatcttcatcttcatctggCATTCCCATACCCTTCCTCCGCTGTATACCTTCAGGAGACCTGTTCATGAAAGCATGACCATTGCCTGGATAAATGTGTACCTCATATGGAACCCCTGATGCTTTCAGCTTTTCCTCCAATGCTTTAGCAGCCTGACAAATCAAATTTcaatagaaaatgaattttcttgGAGGCTCGCGGATTATCAAGGAACTTCATTTTCACATTAAAGGAAACCTAAAATCTAAATATATCTAGCAGGCAGAAGATTGCATGATGAGGGCATTATCCTTGGATCTAAACAATTTGGTCCTTGCATAAGGATTTTGTAATTATCTAGTGCTATGAAGCTAGAGGAATTCTGCAGCTCCAAAACCTAAATATTTGGAAGTGTTTCTTTACTGAAGAAGTTATCAGCATCATTCATTACACTCAGTTTACATCATAAAAAGTTACTACTAATTTTAAGGAAGTAACCATATTGGCAGGGAGAAGCACATGGTATAGAAAAAACATCTTTGTGAAACGCTACTTGGTAAAGAACCAAAATCTCAACTAGTTTTGAGAGAGATCAAAGCATTTAACTTGGGAAATTCTGTTATGGTAGTTCGCTCTCAGTTTTCTTGTCCAGAAACACTTGGATAGAATTAGACAAGGAGAAGAGGGAGTGCTTCCTAACTGAATCCCTCCATAAATGATGTTCCCACTTAACTTCTCACCTTCATCCCTACCTTTTCTTATTCCAGCCAACACCCACAACCTTTTTCACTTTCGGTCCATTGACTGGCATCTAATTTTGTTTAACAAGATTTATGTTGCACACAAGATGAAACTTAAGCATGTTAGGAGCTAAAATTTAAAGGCTACTGAGAACCAGTCATACCGTCACATCTGAGAAGCCAACAAAACTATCAAGCTCCCCAAAGTGGGCCTGCACAGGAGCCTTAGCTTTGGCAGGATCTGCCAATTCTGATGAGGGAACTCCATAGAATGCAACAACAGCATCAACCTCGGGAAGCAGGACAGAACTAGCAATAGAGAGAGCACCACCCATGCAATATCCTGTTACACCAACCTATTTCAAAGAGAGCACAAGTATGTTTAGTCAAATCCAATTCAATTTTTGACAAGTGAAACCTATCACAGCTCCATAACTTCTAGCTATTGTAAAACACAGGAAAATTCAGTAGAACATGGAACAAAATGTGACATCATAGTAAATACCATGACCAAAAAGCCCCCTGTAATTTCTATTCAAGCTATGGCCATTTAAATTGGTGAAAGTCCATTATGGCCAAAACATGAAGAAATCGAAACCTAGGTGTCAATTACTTCtgttaaaaatttctaaatttctatGATGTCTTGATTATCTGCAGAATGGGTCATATCAATGGGCTACTGACAACGTAGTATCAAAGCCTCAAAACTGGCAGCCCCCTCCTTCATTCTGGGAGGTAAGGTAGAAGACATGATGCTTATCTTTAAGCATCATGAAATTTTGAATCTCTCTAAAATAAATCAGAAAGCCAAGGaataattaaaggaaaaaaatacatcaaaaattagaaaagttCTAAATGAAGTTAAACACACTGCATATCATAAAGTCTTGAATAAAAGGTTAAGCACCAGTCATATGCAAAGTGCTCCTTCAGAAGTTAATTGAAAAAACTAAGTTccaacagtttttttttttggataggcaattagtaaatatattaataacatCTAACAAATAGGCGCACCAAAAGTACATAAACAGTGCAAAAATGCTGCCAAAaggaaagtaaaaaagaaagaaacaaaaaacaactctcACCCTTTATTTTGAGGCCAACAATCAACAAGTCTACCATGAAGGTGTCATCTATGTGCACTTTAATCCATTCCAAAAAATTACACATGAAAGAAAGTTGAATGATTGATCCATCTGTTCACCATTTCCAAACGACTTCCTGTTTTTATCCTTTCATATAgtccaaaataagcataaaagAGCAGCCCTCTAAGTTTTCTTCTGCTTCTTCCCAAAAAAGGACCCATGTCAATTCAAGAGAGTACCTCTTACTAAAGAGTGCACGACCGAAACTATCCCAAACAAAGAGTAAACTAACTGCCACAAGATTCTTGTTTCagaacaatgaagaaggataTCATCAACCAATTCTTCTTCACCTTTACACACAGCATTTGTTCAACAACAATCCTCTCCTTTTAAACTGATTTAAAGTCAAATCCTCCCTTAAACTACTTCCCATAAAAAGAAGCCCACCTTCATCAAAACCATGGGTTCCAAACTACATGTGGTGGGAAAGGTTCTATTCTTCCCAGAATTATGCAAGAGTATAAAGATTTAATTGAGAAGTTACCACACTTCAAATTCATCCAAACCATTCTATCCTCCTCATCCCTTTGTAATACCTTCTCTAGCAGTCTCCAAAAAAAAGCCTCCACCCCATCAAATTCTCATTCACGAAGCCATCTTGAAAAATAGGGGCTCCAAATGTCCTCTTCCCTAGCCTCCTCCCATACCTTTGCTACCCATGAATCTTTGACAATAACTATAGTAAACAATGCAAGAAAGGACTACCGAACATAAGTCTCTATACcacctatccttccaaaatatAACCCTCCTTCCATTGCTCACCATAAAGtaagttttattattaaagaCCTTCCACCTGCTTCTAATTGCCTTCCATAGCCACTCTACATGTCTATCCCTCACGTCCCCAGAGCACCATCCTCTTCTTCCATAAACTTTCCTACAATCACTCACTTTTAAAGGGATTCCCTCTCGGTAGTGAATCTTCAACTTCATTTGCAAAGGAGAGCCTTATTGAGAATAGAGAGATTTCAAGAAATAGACCAATTTACCACTTGTGGTTATTTTTCAAGCCCACCCTCCAAAAGGaaaatctctttgaatcttctctAACCTCAAGTCTATCCTTCCTGgaataacaataatgatatgAAATAAACTAGTAAACTAGATAAAGTACTTTTAATCAGAGTGAATCTCCCTCCTTTTGAGAAGTACTATCTCCTTCACAAAGTAAGCATTTTTTGAAATCTATGTTCCACTGCATCCCATactatagaattttttttttttgatcagaatcCCACACTATAGATATTGGTAAGGGGCACCCAAAGGATGACCCAAGTAAGAAGTGGGGAGTTCCCCTACCCTACAACCCAGAGCAAAAACTTGTTCCTCCACATTAGCAGCCCCTCAAAATTGGGATCGACTTACTTTTCTCTAAAATATATAGCTATATAAATTTCTAAGGCCTTTTAAGCCATAAAAactaataaagaaatttaaattcaGTTGGTAATTCAGCATTGGTcggattattaaattaaaaaggggaaaaatgaaaatattgtaGTTGAGAAATTGTAGTTAATCATTATGTATGCTAATGGATCtacattttcttaaaaacattgTGCAATTGGgataaaaacttatttaagcACTCTAATGTATTGAATAAGTCACATGCTCACCAAATTAATAGCAAGCTAGAGGTATATTTAATATCCAATTGGGATAAAAATCTTCTATATTATGTTAGGGTCAAACTATTGCATGTAATGCCGAATCTCAAGATGTGAGCCACAAGCTTTATGAATGTGTTACTTTGAGGGCATATGCCTTCAGGGAGTTAAACCTCAAGGATCCTACCTCATCACATTCGACTCCAGCCTCACCTCAAGGCAAGCATAGTCCTCTAACAACTATTTTCATGGTACATATGGATAGAAGCATTGCAACGTGTTTAGATTAAGAAATCTACAAGGCAAACTTAGTGTCTGAACAttgcaaaacataatataatggggaaaaatatcaatataattATGTCCCATGTCCTGCTCATGATCCCTCTTTCGTCAATTAAATTGAACAAGAAGTCCCAAAATCAGGAAAAGTGACATTACTATGCACAACTGTGTGATGTCCCCGCAAAGCCATTAGGACCATCCTCAAATTTCAATCAAGGTTCCAAATCACAATTCACACAACAATTTAGCAAACAGTATAAGCAATGTCATCAGTGttgtgttaaaaatataaatacacgGATACACTCTTCTTAAGTCTCATATCTATGAGTAGATCCATGCATTAGAAGGGGTTGGAAATTTGAAAGGTTAGATTCTCAAAGACTGATTTTGACTCAACCATATACCAAGTTAACTGGAGCACCCAAAAGCTATGCTACATGGGTTTGGATACGAGTGTTGGATTTGGGTATGTGTCTAGGTGTCTAATCCTTCacaactcaaaaataaattggaagtgAACATATCCATTTTAAAAGCAGCCATCTTTTCCCTCTAAtcccttttttttccatttcttatcGAAAAGTCAGttgaaaagtgaatttttttaaCAGTATATAGTCTATCAAAAAAACTATATACTGtttaaaaaattcacttttcaactaacttttctttttttccaatgTAATTATTATTAAGAAAGTTGAAAGAATATAAggatatcaatgaaaaaaatcaaacacccacacctaaaataaaataggagtGTCCGACAAGGATCCCATGGTCACACTCATGTCATGTCACATCGACATGGGTACATTGGGTGAAATTGAAGGATCTAGATATCACAGCCTTAAAGGATCCATGGTGCAGTCACCATCCAAGCAAACAAgtaaaatataacttaaaaataaatatttcattttagaCAATGAAACAATCAACACACCTTTTGCGAGCCATTTGCCTTGAGCCAGTTAACTGAAGCACAAATGTCCTTCACAGCACCTTGCCAGTCAAGACCATCCATCAAATGTTGTGCTTCTGCAACATCTAACCCAACCTTTCCTCTATACAAACTGAAATAAGATGAAACAGAAAATATATTCAGCATTCAAAAGTTGTAAAAAGAATACAAATTTAATAATCATATGCTAACATTAAAGTTTgacaatttaaatatttttacagAGCCAATATATCTTACTCTGGGATAAGTGCTTTAAAACCAGGATCCAATTGTGAAATTTTCAAAGCATGGTTCTTGACCTCATAATCCACACCCCACCACTCCTGAACCACAACAATCCCAGGAGCATCTTCTTTGCCAACCACATATGCGTCAAATGTCTGGTTGATCAAATGAATACTCAATAAGCGCAACAAACTCAGAACAGGCAATCTAGTTCATAATAGTAATGACACCAACAAGAAGCATTAGGATGTTGCCTCAAACTTTGGATACAACTTGCCATTGTAATTAGATtcctttgaaaaaaatgaaaacttagaAGAACgttcaaaaattaaattgaagcaTTCATCCAATTTACATTTTTTGTGGCTTCAATGCAAACATCATCAACTAGTTCTTCTTTATCAATGAAGCTAGTGTGACGCTAGCCCATGTATCACACTACTTTTGGTCTTCTACTTCAAGCACTACAAAATTATCTGAGTGACTCATGAAAAGCCCAAAAGAGTTAGAGCATGTTTGAGAGTGATTATGAGAGGGTTAGAAGAGCTGCCTAATACTTGGAAACACTTTTCTTACAAAAGTTAGGTGTTtagcaaaattttaaaaatctaaagaatCACTTGATTCTTGGACTAGAACTTGGTAAATGCTTCTTCAACACGTTACCAAAAACTAATTAATTCAGTATGTGCTGCTGACCACAGGCTGACGAATTGGCCAAAGtctaaaaacaaaatcaccACCAAACTGACCACAGTCGCATAATCTCCATTTCAATCTGGGCATCCCATTAGTGGATAAATTAGTTCTTCAATCTATGGCATTTCTAGTTGAAATTCTGTATGGAGGGCTCTGTTAATGTATAGAAATCCTAAGTCCTCTCACTCATCATTAATCAACACAACAAAGGCTCAACCATTCATTAGGGAAACAAAACCCCAttaatcccaagaagtgcaatGCAACACCAACACACACAACATATGCACGGTCACTCCAACACACAAATTCCAGTGAACCAGAAGAGACCCATTAATCCTAACAACCCCAAAAAACAAAACCGCTAAATAGCCTCAACCAACACAAAACCCATCACAAACTTCATCGAATCAGAAAAGACCCAGTTGGTTCTCAAAGCAAAGTGAAATGAAATGTTCAAAAACCGACTCAAATTCtcaaaacatttaatttttcctttactttcccgagaaccaaacaaaagaatgaTGGAATAGAAGTATGAAACTCACAGTATCGTCTCTCTGGATCTGAATTTTCTTGAAGGGCGAAGAAGCAGATTCCGCCATTGAACGAACTTGCAGGCGAGAGGGCGAGATAGAGAGCGTCCGCACAAGAGGCTTGAGGAGGGTTTTGGTGAGGCTTCTAGAACATGGGATGATAGCTAGCATTCTTATACAGTGCATACTCGGTCAATGGCGTTCGGTgtatttttaacaatattcCACAGGACGGGGCCATTTCAATGCGACGCCGTTTTGAGTAATCTTGTTGATCGTTCAAAACGACAACGTTTTACCTGTTTGGTGAatccaattttttcctttttggcgCCCATAGTCGTCCTCGTCCTCCAAAGGCCATGCCTCAAAGAAGGCGAAGCCATGGAGATCATCTTCAGGAAACCCTAGATGTTACTCcgttttctacatttttttttttaatttagttatcGAATCTTGAACAGAAGATTCCTCAGAAATTCACGGAGAAGCCACAAATTCGTTGTTTACTGTAAGATGCTCGATAAAATGCCGGAAAGAAGCTCCGCTTTCTACATGGTCATGTCATGATCAGGATCTGTGAATTGTAACGATGCGATGACTGTGAGGCTTCAACGCTCATACTCACAGTCGCCTGAGTTCCTATTACGACTCCTCCAAGGTTTAATCAAACACCCCAAACAAATCAAACAAGTCCATTCCCTCCTAATCACCAATGGTCACCTCCTCCCCTGTTCAAATGCTTCAAATCTGAAATGGATGGCAACCCTTCTCTACAACTCCTTGATCAGAGGCTATCTCAACTTTGTGGAGCCTCACAAGACTCTCTTAATCTTCACCCACATGCTTGCCCATCAGGCTCCACCTAACAACCTCACCTTCCCTTCTATCATAAAGAAAGCTGCCTCTTGCTCACCCTCTTTAGCTTTCATGATAGGCACACCCCTTCACACCCATGTCATCAAGCGCGGGTTATCGCATGATCTATTTATACAGACGTCATTGGTTGTGTTGTATGCTCGACTTTGCAAGGTTTCTGATGCTTGTCGTGTGTTTGAGGAAATTTCCAGACCATGTGTCGTGTCTTCCAATGCAATGCTTGATGCCCTAGGCAAGAATGGGGATATGGGGTCCGCTCTTTTTCTCTTTGAGAGCATGCCTGAAAGAGATGTGGTTTCATGGACTAGTATCATTAATGGTTTTGGGAGGAATAGGTGCTTTGAGGAGGCAATTCAGTTTTTTGTGAAGATGATGGGGCATGAGGATGTGAGAAGTTGTTTAGTAAAACCAAATGAAGCTACATTTGTTAGTGTTCTGTCTTCATGTACTAATTTAGATGGGGTTGGAGCTTTGCATCAGGGAAAACAAATACATGGGTATATTATTAGGAATGAGGTTGAATTTACTGTGTTTATGGGTACAGCATTGATAGCTCTTTATGGGAAGACGGGGTGTTTGGAAAATGcgatgaaaatttttaatggaatGGTGGTTAAAGGGGTCTGCACTTGGAATGCAATGATTTCTTCGCTGGCTTGTAATGGCAGAGAGAAGCAGGCCTTGGACTTGTTTGAAAAGATGAAGATGCAAGGGCTGTGCCCAGATGAAGTTACCTTTGTTGCTGTTATTACTGCTTGTGCTCGTTCCAAATTTGTGGTGTTAGGTTTGGGATTTTTCCAGTCAATGTGGTGCGACTTTGGGGTTGTTCCAAGGATGGTGCACTATGGATGTGTGGTTGATCTTTTGGGCAGGGCTGGGCTATTGGAGGAGGCAACTGAGTTTATCAAAAGGATGCCTTTTGAGCCTGATGCCACTGTTCTGGGGGCTCTTTTGGGTGCTTGTAAGGTTCATGGAGCcattgagttgggaaatgaagTGGGTAGAAGGCTGTTGGAATTGCAGCCGCATCATTGTGGTCGATATGTGACATTGTCAAATATTTATGCAGGGGGAGAGATATGGGGCCATGCTGCTGATTGGAGGAAAGCAATGACAGAGGCTGGAATTAGTAAAATTCCAGCCTATAGTATGAATGTATGATTGATGTGATGTAAACATTTAGTGCCAGTCTCTTCCCCAACTTCGGGCATTTCAGGAAGCATTAAGTCTCAGTTCTAGAGCATTAAGACAACAATTTGGCTTGAGAAAATTCGGAGATGGACTATAAAGAGATTTTGATCAAAGATGCTTCAATTTCATGGTTGTGTAGTGTCTGATTCTTGTTAAGGGGGGAAATGAACTGAAGTGCTAGCAAGAAGGATGAGCTCAAGATGACTTATTATGTGCTAGTGAAGTTGCAGGCTTTCATCAACTttagtccacttgatgattgatGGCAATTAGGTGACTCTTATTACCATTCCTTTGATGGCATTCAGCCTGCTATTTCAGCTACTTTAGAGTTTTCATACAAGTGGGCTTTAAGTGGCACTTCACCTCAGAATCTTGTTGCTGAACTTTACTCACTGGTAAATGGTACTCGGAACCAGTTTACACTTCCTAGTTACTAGGTAACTTGTAGTTATCAGGCTGACAAATTTGCTGTTTTTTTACTCACAGGTCCACTTCCTGCAAATAATCCCATTCTTGTATTACTTGTCCAAGGTCTGTGAAATGTGGAGCAATTGATTATAGGTATGGTTCCAGGCAGTTTATGATCTCTTTGACCCATGTGAATTCACATGCTTATCTTTGAAGCTGCCATGATGTATGGTTGTTTGAATAAACCATGAATTCTGATGCAAATGAAGTAGTGGCTCATACCTGATTCCTAAATTGGAGGGATGTTAGAGTAGATGATGGGTTACGCTATGATCACACTAAACACTCTGCTCTCCTTGCTTACAGTTGACTATCCGGCTAACAAGCTAGTTTGCTATGTATCTGATGATGGCTGTTCGCCTCTCAGCTTCTAGGCTTTCCTTGAAACATTAATGAATTTTGCTAAGCTTTCGGTTCCTTTCTGAAAGAAGTATGGTATTCGCACTAGAGCTAGTGCGCTATTCTGGTGAGCTTCAATCATTCAGTGATAATTCAGTGGAGTTTCTACAAGATTAGAGAAAGATGAAAGTGATTGAAAGTTGGaacaattttttatcttttctagTTTTGATTCCAATTGGTAAAATGCAGATGATTCTGCACtaagaattttcttttcctttaatattttgAGACCTCAGAACTTGAATTTCAGTCACCAGTGACTTTCACTGGAAAAAACATTTCTTCCCGGCTTTAAAAGCATACAATTATAAGGTtaatgtttgttttatttgtggACCCTTTCTCTAGGTTGATCGTCAGAGGTTCCGTGGCCGATAGCGGCCGGAGTTCTCACCTTGAATTATGTGATTGCAGAGTCTGATTCATCGAGCCAAATCTAAGGACATACCAAAACATTGGACTAAAAGAAAGTTTTAGAATGTAAGAACTTCATTTTTTTGTGTTACAAACTGGGctcatttggttgctgagaaaatgggaGGAAAACA comes from the Vitis vinifera cultivar Pinot Noir 40024 chromosome 12, ASM3070453v1 genome and includes:
- the LOC100265397 gene encoding uncharacterized protein LOC100265397, with protein sequence MHCIRMLAIIPCSRSLTKTLLKPLVRTLSISPSRLQVRSMAESASSPFKKIQIQRDDTTFDAYVVGKEDAPGIVVVQEWWGVDYEVKNHALKISQLDPGFKALIPDLYRGKVGLDVAEAQHLMDGLDWQGAVKDICASVNWLKANGSQKVGVTGYCMGGALSIASSVLLPEVDAVVAFYGVPSSELADPAKAKAPVQAHFGELDSFVGFSDVTAAKALEEKLKASGVPYEVHIYPGNGHAFMNRSPEGIQRRKGMGMPDEDEDAVGLAWSRFRAWMSCYLSP
- the LOC100260189 gene encoding putative pentatricopeptide repeat-containing protein At1g10330, encoding MTVRLQRSYSQSPEFLLRLLQGLIKHPKQIKQVHSLLITNGHLLPCSNASNLKWMATLLYNSLIRGYLNFVEPHKTLLIFTHMLAHQAPPNNLTFPSIIKKAASCSPSLAFMIGTPLHTHVIKRGLSHDLFIQTSLVVLYARLCKVSDACRVFEEISRPCVVSSNAMLDALGKNGDMGSALFLFESMPERDVVSWTSIINGFGRNRCFEEAIQFFVKMMGHEDVRSCLVKPNEATFVSVLSSCTNLDGVGALHQGKQIHGYIIRNEVEFTVFMGTALIALYGKTGCLENAMKIFNGMVVKGVCTWNAMISSLACNGREKQALDLFEKMKMQGLCPDEVTFVAVITACARSKFVVLGLGFFQSMWCDFGVVPRMVHYGCVVDLLGRAGLLEEATEFIKRMPFEPDATVLGALLGACKVHGAIELGNEVGRRLLELQPHHCGRYVTLSNIYAGGEIWGHAADWRKAMTEAGISKIPAYSMNV